TTCTAGAAAAACTTTTCCTGCTGGTGTTGATGCGGCCAGAATTTTTGAGATTTACTCGCGTGATAGTTCAGTAAGTGTGCGAGTCGCAATTGCAAGTCGTGAAGAATATCCTCCTGGTGTTGATGTGGCTAGTATTATCAAAAGAGCAATTTGTGACCCAAATCAAGATGTACGCGATGCTGTATATAACCGAGCCAGTCTTCCTGATGGTGTCCGTGAACTTCTATTAGGGGATCCGCTAGAAGATGTCTGCAAAGTAGCAGGGCAATTCCCGGAAATTCAAAGCCGTCAAATGGGCCCGATGGTTTTAAATGGATAAGAATTAATTAACAATGTGAAGTATTTCATCCACAATTTCTAGAGTTGTATTTCTAGCATCAAGTACTATTGCTCCTGCTTTTTTAGTTTTCTCTTGGAAGTCTTTATACCAATTTAAAATAATTTCTAGCTCTCCAGGGTTAGACCCAAAACTGTGTTCACGCTGAGTTTTAAGTCTCTCGGTAATTAGATCATCATCTACTTCAAGTAAAAAGATGAGATCAAAATAGTCATAAAATAAAGCTTGATTAGATGAACTCCCACAGAAAAAAGCAACGTTGCCCTTATTATTATCTAGCATTGTTTTTAAATATTCTTTATTCCATAGCCAATCATATTTGCCTTCCCATTCATCTGAAGATGACCATTGAACATCATTAATACATTCGCCAGTTTTGATATCAGTCCATGCGCTCAGATTTTTTATACAATCAGTATCATAAGCGTTAAACCCCAAGCTCAAAAGATGACGAGCAATAGTTGATTTCCCAGCACATGACACACCAGTGATTAGTATGTTCATAATAATATTTTATCCATAGGTATCATACCTATTCCTATTAGCCAACTAGCAGTTTATCGAAGTTCAGATGGAGCAATTGAGCTCAAAGGTGACACTAATGTTGACACGATTCGAGCGACTCAAGCTCAAATCACTGAGATATTTTCTGTTACACCTCATAATGTGACTCAGCATGTAAAAAATATCTATTTGGAAGACGAACTAGTAGAAGTTCGAACATGTAAGTAAACCTTACAAGTTCTAACTTAAGGAAACCGTAAGGTAAAGTGGGAAGTTTTTACATACAACTTAGATGTAATCATTGCAATCGGATACCGTATTGGGTCAAAACAAGGAACTAAGTTTCGAATTTGGGCAACCAATACGCTCAAAGAATATATGGCCAAGCGATACACAATTAATCCTAAACGTATCGAATATAACTATCAGGTTTTATAAAATGCGGTAGAAAAATTCAAGATCCTTATCCTTATTTGATGTTTCAATCCTACCAATAGTAAAATAGACGATTAAACAAAATGATTGTTAAACAATTCGAAGGAACGAAAAATGCAACCTGGTGATATTGAATTTCAAATAGCCTATGAAAAATTGACCCGACTACCTGAACAGCTAAAACTAAGTGACAAAACATGGATAGAGTTTTTGTGTGAAGATCTGCCAAAATTTGAAGGTAATGCTTTAAGTCGATTTATATTTTTAGTCTCAAAAGATAGCGGTATTTTCCCATATTCAAAAGAACGTCTAGAAATATTAGAAACACTATCGGTCAGCTGTTATGACTTAGTAACTGGAGCACCAACAACTTCAATTTCAAATATAGTAGCAAGCGCACTAGAAAGTTCGCTTAGGCTTTGTGAAATAGAAGAAGTAGAAGATAGAGTTTATGGAAACATCACGACATCGTTAGCAGCAAAAGCTTTATATGGCCATTTGTTAAACAGCTTTGAATACCATCTCTCCTTTGTAGAGTATTTGTTAGATCTAGAAGTTATACCAACAGAAGTTGACATATCAAAAGGTATTTCATTCTGGGATACCAAAGTGCGTTGGCCCTACGAAAGGGATCAAGCAACACTTGCCAATCACCCAAGTGCTGGAAGACAAATATCAGATGGACTACCTGATACAGTCGATACAGCCCAAACATTATTAAAAACCGCTGACCAAATAAGGGCGGTAGGTCAAGATGATTTCAATGTTGCTCTCGCACAGTGGCTACATGAACAAGACCCACCCT
This portion of the Acidimicrobiia bacterium genome encodes:
- a CDS encoding virulence RhuM family protein → MIAIGYRIGSKQGTKFRIWATNTLKEYMAKRYTINPKRIEYNYQVL
- a CDS encoding AAA family ATPase, whose amino-acid sequence is MNILITGVSCAGKSTIARHLLSLGFNAYDTDCIKNLSAWTDIKTGECINDVQWSSSDEWEGKYDWLWNKEYLKTMLDNNKGNVAFFCGSSSNQALFYDYFDLIFLLEVDDDLITERLKTQREHSFGSNPGELEIILNWYKDFQEKTKKAGAIVLDARNTTLEIVDEILHIVN